AGGCGGATTCCCAGCATGAGGGTCGCCCGGTGGGCTCACCCGAGCCGGTCGCTACCCACTCCGTTCAGGCCGCGGACGAGGACGGTCCCGATATATTGTCCAGGTGAAGATTCGATACGTAACCGCTCTTGCACTCGGCTCCCTGCTGGTTCTGACGGGCTGCGCCGCTCAGGCGCCGCAGCGCCCCGCAGATCCAGACGGGGCTACCGATGCCGTCGCCGCTTCCGAGGGCGATGCGACCTCCGGGGCATCCGCCCTGGCATCGATCACCAGTTGCGACCAGGTCGCAGATGCCGTCGCCCCGTTCATCGAGAACCTCGTTCCCATGGAAGACAACGCCGTCGACGAGTGGGGTGTGACCTGCTCGTGGGAGGCTGCGGAAGACGAGACCGACTTCGCCAACAACCGTTCCGTCGAGGTGGGCATCGCTCCCAACGAGTCCGGCACGCCGATGCCAGATCCGTCGCTCGTCACGGCGATGGACGGCGGGGCGCTCATCGAAGACGCCTGGGTGTCCGACAACGACGGCGTCGCCTTCTCGCTGACCATGGGCATCGCCGTCGCCGGGGTTACCGCGACGACGGTCTGGTTCCCCGGCTTCCAGGCGAACATCACCGGCGGCACCTGGGGCGACTACCCGGCGCTGGACGGCCCCGCCGCCGTCCAGATCGTGAAGACCCTGCTCCCGAACCCCTAGTCCGCGAGTGTGCCCCTCCACTGTCAGAGGGGCACACTCCGCATCATTGTCAGCTGCTGCGGCGGATCGCCCGCACGCCGACGATGAGGCCCACGGCCGCGACCGCCACTGCCGCGAGCCATCCCCACAGCACCGTGATGTCGGCGAGGTCTCCTGCGAACAGTGCGCGTTCGGCCTGCACGATCCAGTTGACCGGATTGACGGCGGCGACTCCGCGCATCCACTCAGGCGCGGCGTCCAGAGGCAGCAGCATCCCCGAGAGGATCAGCAAGGGGAAGATCAGCATCTGCTGCACGCCCCAGAACAGCCATTCGCGCTCTTTCGAGGCGATCGCCAGCGCGTAGGACAGTGAGCCGAGCCCGATGCCGAACACCGCCAGCAGCGCCAGGCCGATCACGAGTCCGAGCGGGTTGACCGCGAATCCGAATGTCCAGGCGATCGCCACGATCACGAGTGCCTGGATCACGATCGGCGCGACCTCCTTGAGCGCACGACCCGTGAGCAGCGAGGAGCGGGCGAGAGGGGCGACCAGCGTGCGCTCGTGCGAGCCGGTCATCATCTCGTACTGCAGGTTCGAGCCCGTGGCACCGGTGCCGAAGAGCACGATCATGACGAGCACCCCGGGGACGAACCAGGCGAGGGTCTCCGCGGGCGGCTCTCCTGAGCTTCCGATCAGCAGCGGTCCGAAAAGCCCCAGGAAGACGAGCGGCTGCAGAAGGCTGAAGATCATCGTGAACGGATCGCGCAGCACCGGCTTGAGCTCGCGGGTGAGGACGTTCCTGGTATCGCGCAGCAGGTGCGGACGCACGAGCGTGTCGGGGGTGGTCATGAGCGGACTCCTGTCTCGGTGATGGCAGCGGGGACGGTGATGGTCGTGGCGTCGGATGCCGAATCGACGGGCGCGGCATCGCCGCCCTCGCCCGCCTCCCGCAGCGTGCGTCCAGTGAGGGCGAGGAAGACGTCATCGAGAGTCGGCGGAACGCCGGTCGCGCGAACGACGCGGACATCCGCGGCATCCAGTTCCCGCAGCACGACGGGCAGCAGACGGGCTCCGTCCTGCGCCGTCAGCGACAATGACGTCCCGTCGATCGTGATCTCGCCAGGGGTGAGGCGGCTCACGATGGTGTGTGCGTGCGCGGCCTCCGCCGCATCCGCGAAGCCGAACGTCAGCACGTCGCCGGCGAGCTGCGCCTTCAGCGCTGCGGCGTCGTCGTCGGCGATGATGCGGCCGCGATCCATGACCATGACTCGTTCGGCGTAGCGGTCGGCCTCTTCGAGATAGTGCGTCGTGAGGAACACGGTCGTGCCGTGTTGCGCGCGCAGCGTGAGGATGTGCTCCCACAGGTTGGCGCGGCTCTGCGGGTCGAGGCCTGTCGAGGGCTCGTCGAGGAAGAGCAGGGGAGGAGCGTGCATGAGTCCCAGCGCCACGTCGAGTCGTCGCTTCTGCCCTCCGCTCAACTGCTGCACCGATCGCGTCGCGAACGATCCGAGATCCAGGGACTCGATGAGCTCGTTCGCGCGGCGAATGCTGTCGCGTTTCGACATTCCGTAGAACGCGCCCTGGCTGAGCAGTTCATCTCGCACGCGCTGCGAGAAGCTTCCGCTGGTGAGCTGGCCGACATACCCGATCCGTGCGCGCACGCCCGCAGCATTCGTGCGGATGTCGTGGCCGACAACCCGTGCGGAACCGGACGTCGGCGGGATCAGCGTCGTGAGCATGCGTAGGCTCGTCGACTTCCCGGCGCCGTTCGGGCCCAGGAAGGCGACGAGCTCGCCACGTGCGGCCGTGAAGGTCAGGTCGCTTACCGCGGCGACCTGCGCCTTCTTGACGGTGAAGACCTTGCTCAGGCCTTCGGTCTCGATGATGGGTTCGTGTGTCATGCCGCGAGCGTAGAAAACGATGCGGACAGATCCTGTCCTGGATGCATGAGAATCTTGGAACATGTCCGACACCACGTCACGCGCCCTCGCACTGCTCAACCTGCTGCAGACGCACCGGCACTGGCCGGGCGGTGAGCTGGCCGCACGGCTCGGAGTCACCGAGCGCACGGTGCGCCGCGACGTGGATCGTCTGCGCGAGCTCGGTTACCGCGTCGAGTCGACGCCGGGGTCCGCGGGCGGATACCGGCTCGAAGCCGGCAGCGCGCTGCCGCCCCTTCTGCTGACGGACGATGAAGCCGTCACGATGGCGATCGGTCTGCGGGTGGCGGCGACCCAGCAGTTGTCGGGCGGAGCGGATCTCACGCTCACGGCCCTCGCGAAACTCGAGCAGGTGCTTCCCCCGGCGCTGCGCCAGCGGGTGCACGCGCTCGCCGCATCGATCCAGACAACACCGGGGATGGGGGTGGCGATCACGGTTTCCCCGGCGGTCCTCGGTGAACTTGCCCTCGCGACGCGGGACACCGAGCGCTTGCGCCTCCGCTATGTCGACGCGGAGGGGCGGGAGAGCATCCGCCGGGTCGAGCCGCACGCACTGGCTCCCGCGGGGCGCAAGTGGTTCGTGCTGTGCTGGGACCTCGATCGTGACGACTGGCGCACCTTCCGCGTGGACCGGATCGAGTCGGTCGAGCATACGCGCGTGCTGTTCAGCCGCCACGAGATCAGCGCTGAGGAGGTCGACGAGCTCATCGCCGTCGCGGCATCCTGGACGCCACAGAAGGTCGAAGCCGATGCGGTCATGGAGCTTCCGCTCGCCGAGGTGCAGGCGCAGTTCGGTCCATGGGCGCAGGGCGCGACCGCAGAGGATGTCGGGCACACGCGGTGGCCCTTCGGCGGCGCCGACTGGCGGGAGGCGATGTACGGGATGCTCTGGATCCCCGAGGGCGTGGAGTACACGACGACATTCCCCGAGCCCGAGCGTGCCGCGTTGAGAGAGGCGCTGGGGCGGATGCTGCGCGCCCTTGACGCTCCGGCTCCTCGCGATCCGCAGTCATCCGCGGACGCATTGGGATATCCCAGGCAACACACCTAGCCGCCGAAGTCACGGCCCGGTAACGTCGGGGTCATCGCGGCGATCCGGGCGGTCCCGGGCCTCAGTTCATACCTGCGGGCGTTGCGGGTTCGACTCCCGCCGTCGCGTCTACCTCGCAGTGACGGGCTCCGCTAGCCTGAGCGCATGACACGCGTCTGGCTGTCCGGATGGGAGTGGGAGTGCTGTGGCGATCCCTTCGCCGTCGGCGATTTGGTGGATTTCGGCATCCAGTCGCGTACCGTCGACGCATTCCTCATCGACGCCCTCGGAGTTGAGCTCGCAGCCACCGTGGACGCGGCGGAGTCACACCACGAAGAGGAGTACACCGATCACGTGCGCGGACGCGTCGCGGCGGTCCACGCCGTCACGCAGGATTCCATTCAACGCTGGTCGCTGCGGCGACCCGGACACGGGGCACCGCCGGATGCGGTCATGCCGCCGGACGGCGAGCAGTGGCCATTGAACGGACTGAGTCTCGGCAACGGTGTGTTCGTGGGGTCCCGACCGACCCGCTACATCTCCGAAAACGTCCCGGTCCCGAACTCGGCGGCGCTCGTCTCCGTCCGCGGTGTACGCCTCCCCGGCGAACGCGAAGACGATACGCCTGTCGATCGCACGGGCGACCCTCCGCCGGAGCGCCTCATCCGCACGCAGCCCGGATGGCTCGTCGATGTCGACGAACAGGCTGTCGCCGGGCAATAGACTGACCCGCACGGTCCCCGACGATCAGGAGCATCCATGTCCTTCCAGGCGTATCTCGACAAGGCAGAAGAGCAGACCGGTCTCACGCCGCGCCAGTTCATCGCGCTCGCGAAGGAGCAGGGGTTCGACGAGAACACGAAGTCGTCGGTCGTGCTCAACTGGCTCAAGCAGGAGCACGGCCTCGGGCACGGTCACGCGCAGGCGATGGTGCACGTGATCCTGAAGGGGCCCAAGATCAGCAGCAAGCACGTCGGCACCGGTGGCACGCACAGCGATGCCTCCGACACGCTGTGGCTCGATGGCAAGGCGAGCAACCCGAACGGCTAGCTCAGGTCGCGCACGCCGTCGTTGAGCTCGGCGGCATCCTTCGTCCAGAGGTCAAGGAAAGCCGGTGTCAGAACCGAGGCATCGAGCGCCTTCACGCGGAAGATGACGGATGCTGCGCGCAGCGGCGCTCCGGAGTCTCGGGCGGTCTTCGCGAAGCCGTGTGCGACGGCACGCGCCCACGCTTCCGCCGCGGCCTTGACCGCTGCATAGTTCGCGCCACCGGCGAGCGGACGCGCGACGGCCGTCGACGAGACGATCGCGAAGCGACCGGCATCCGATTCCTGCAGTGCCGCGTCGAAGGCGCGACTCGTCGCACGCACCGCCTCCAGCGAGGGGAGGAGCGCCGCAAAGTCGGCATCCGACTGTCCAGCCAATCCGCCGCCTCCGCGCCAGCCGCCGACAAGTGGCAGGACGCCGTCCACCTGGTCGAGGCGCTCAGCGAGCGACTGCATGTCCGAGAGCGACGTCCCATCCGCGACCTCGACCTGCGCACCGGCCGCCTGCAACGGTTCGAGGCGCTCGGCCGATCGGCCCGTCGCGACCACGCGTGCGCCGGCCGCGATCAGCGTCGTTGCAAGAGTGAGACCCGCGGCGCTCGTGGCACCGGCGAGGACGATGGTTCGTTCGCTGACAGTCATGATTCCCACCTTCGCGGATCGGAGCGGGTTCTGCGACCGCACACGGCGGGACACCCCGCACTGTGCGGCCGCAGAACCCTCGCGTCCCCAGCTGCTGCGTGCCGCGACGCGGCCGCAGCAGGTCTCTCAGTCGTCGCTGCCGCGAATGCCGGCGGTCGACTCGATGACCGGCTTCATCTTCTTGTCGAGTGCTTCGAAGAACATCGACAGAGGGAACTCGTCGTCGAGCACCGCATCCGTGTAGCCCTTCGGGGGCCCCGCGAGGACCTCGTCCGACAGGCCCCGCGCCCACACCGACGCGGGGTGCGGGGTCACCGTGGCGCGCACGAGGTCGTACGCCGCCAGCCAGTGAGCCGTCTTCGGGCGGTCGATCGAACGCCAGTACAGGTCGTCGATCGCCTCTCCCAGAGCGACGACCGCGTCGGGCACGCCGTCCCAGTCGAAGGCGAGGGCCGTGTCGGTCCAGTGCAGCACGCCGCGCTGGTGCAGCCAGGCGAAGAGCAGCTGTCCGCCGAGGCCGTCGTAGTTGCGCACGCGTGAGCCGGTGATCGCGAAGCGGAAGATGCGGTCGAAGATCACCGCGTACTGCACGAGTCCCGCGTGGTCGAGTGTCTCGCGCTCGATCTCCGTGAGGTCGTCGCGCGCGGCGAGCGCCCGCTCGATCTTCACCGATTCGCGGAACGCGGTCAGGTCGCAGCGCAGCTCCTCCAGAGAGTAGAGGAAGTACGGCATGCGCTGCTTGATCATGAACGGATCGAACGGCAGGTCGCCGCGCATGTGCGTGCGGTCGTGAATGATGTCCCACATCACGAACGTCTTCTCGGTCAGATCCTGATCGTCGAGCATCGCCGCGGCACGCTCGGGCAGGTCGAGCTTGGTGATCTCGGACGCCGCGCGCACGACCCGGCGGTACCGCGCCGCCTCCCGGTCCTGGAAGATCGCACCCCACGTGAACGTGGGAATCTCGCGCATGGCGACGGTCTCCGGAAAAAGTACGGCGGAGTTCGTGTCATATCCGGGCGTGAAATCGATCAGGCGCAGTGAGACGAAGAGCTTGTTGCCGTAGTCGCCGGCCTCAAGTTCCGCGATGAACTCCGGCCAGATGGCCTGCACGATGAGCGCCTCGACGAGCCGCTGGTTCGAGCCGTTCTGCGTGTACATCGGGAAGACCACGAGGTGGCGGATGCCATCGACGCGGTGCTGTTGCGGCTGAAATGCGACGAGCGAGTCGTAGAAGTCGGGAACGCCGAATCCTTCCGCCACCCAGCGATCGAAGTCGACGATGGATGCGTTCAGATAGGCGGAATCATGCGGAAAAGCGGGTGCCAGCGCGCGGATGCCCGCGGTGAGAGCGGCGACGAGTTCCGTCGCGGCCGGGTGCAGCGCAGCATCCGGGATCGACCCGTCTGCGCTCTGCAGGTCACGAAGGGCAACGGCGGCACTCTTGAGCTGCGCCCACGCGCTAGTGTTCTCGGCAGTGGACGCGTCTTCGACGACCTCGGGTTCGCCGATGACGGACGGTGCGACAACATTGTTCGCGGTGGTGGGGGACATCAGTGCCTCCGATCGTGAAGTCTGCAGGAAATATTCCTGCGGTTGACGTTTTCTATGGATAATCTTACGGCATGGTGGATTCTGTAGACCGGGCGATCCTCACCGAGATCTCCCGCGAGGGGCGTGCAACGCTCGCCCAGCTCGCCGACGCTGTCGGCCTGTCGATCTCCGCAGTGCAGTCACGGCTGCGACGGCTGGAGACCCGGGGCGTGATCTCCGGGTACCGGGCGATCCTCGACCCCGAGCAGGTGGGAACACCTCTCTCGGCCTTCATCGAGATCACCCCCCTCGACCCGGCCCAGCCCGACAACGCCCCCGAGCTCCTGCAGCACCTCGAAGCGATCGAGGCCTGCCACTCCATCGCCGGCGACGCCAGCTACATGCTGTTCGTGCGGGTCGCCTCGCCACGCGCTCTGGAAGAGCTCATCCGCGACATCCGCCTGGCAGCCTCCGTGAGCACCCGATCGACGGTCGTGCTGCAGACGTACTACGAGCACCGGCCGATCGTTCCGCTGGACGCGTAGGTTCGCGGTCTCCGCGCCAATAGGCTGGAGCGATACAGCGCACGGAGAGGAGCCGCATGATCACGGGCACCACGGCGAACGAGATCGCCGAGAGCGTCCGCCAGCAGATCGATGCCGGCATCCTTCATCCGGGCGACCCCCTGCCGCCGGTCCGCGCGCTCGCCGAACAGCTCAGCGTCAACCGCAACACGGTGTCCTCCGCGTACCTGGCGCTCGCGCGCGCCGGCGCCGTCATCAGCCGTGGGCGCGCAGGAACCATCGTCGCCGGAGCGCCCGTGCTCACGGAGGAGGAGGGCTTCGCGCCCGAGACGGTGCTGCGCGATCTCGGCAGCGGCAACCCCGATCCCGACCTCCTGCCCCTCCCTGTGCTCGCGGAGGTCGACCTGCGCACGCCCGCGCTCTACGGCGATGCCTTGATCGACGCGGATCTGCGTGAGTGGGCGACGGCGTGGATGCGGCAGGCGCAGCCCCGAGAGTTCGAGCTCACGGTCACGTCCGGCGCGGTGGACGCGATGGAGCGTCTGCTCGCGCAGTCGCTGACCCAGGGCGATGTGCTCGGCCTGGAAGACCCGTGCTTCCTCTCCAGCATCAACACGGTGAAGCTCGGGGGCTACCGGCCGATCGGCATCCCGCTCGACGACGAGGGCATGACCGTCGAGGGGCTTGCCGCGGCGCTCGACGCCGGCGCTCGAACGATCGTGTGCACACCGCGGGCGCACAACCCCACGGGGATCAGCCTGTCCGCGCGTCGTGCCGCGGCTCTGCGCGACCTGCTCGTGGGCGTGCCGCACGTGCTCATCATCGAGGACGACCACTACTCGCTGCTCGCGCGGACCCCGTATCACTCGATCATCCCGGAGGGGCATCCGCGCTGGGCGCTCGTGCGGTCGATGTCGAAGTTCCTCGGTCCGGACCTGCGCCTCGCGTTGCTCGCGAGCGACCCCGACACCGCGCAGCAGCTGCGCACTCGCCTGTCGCCCGGTACGACGTGGGTCAGCCGCATCCTGCAGCGGGTGGCCGTCGGGATGCTCGATCACGAGGCGACGGCCGACAATCTCGCCAAGGCGAGCGCGCACTATGCGGAGCGCAACGAGGCACTGCGGGTGCTGTTGCGAGAGCGCGGCATCGCTGAGCGCGGGGATGACGGTCTCAACGTGTGGGTCGAGTGCGGCACGGATGCGCGGGCCGTCTCGGAGTCCATGATGCGGCGCGGCTGGCTCGTCCGCACGGGAGGTGTGTTCCGCCTCGACGGTGACGAGTCCGCTCCCGAGCTGCGCATCACCGCGCACACCCTCGACGATGCCGAGATGCGCACCTTCGCCGACGACCTCGCGGCTTCGATCGCCGAAGCCCGCATCGCCGTCGCGAACCGGAGTCGGCGCTAGCCGCTCCTAGTGCCCTCACGCAACGGAGGAGTTCTCCCGGATCGGAGGAGGTCCTCGGCGTAGGACTCCTCCGATCAGGGAGTTCTCCTCCGCATACCCCGCCCCGCGCCCACACCCGCCCTCGCGCTGGCTTCTCCGCATCGGCGCCAGAACTAGGCTGGTGCCGTGGCATCCTCGAAGCGCTCCTCCCGTCCCTCGCCCGTCCGCCGTTCCGGCAACCCGGCGAAGAAGCCGATCATCGCGGCGGGCCCCGTGACCGTCGGCGACTGGATCGGCGCCGCGCGTCCTCGCACGCTGCCGCTCGCGATCGCCCCGGTGCTTATCGGCACGGGTGCCGCGATCGTCGCGACGGGAGTGTTCCACTGGGTCATCGCGCTGGCGTGCCTTGCCGTCTCGGTGCTGCTGCAGATCGGCGTGAACTTCACGAACGACTACAGCGACGGCATCCGAGGAACAGACGCGCACCGCGTCGGCCCTGCCCGCTTGACCGCTTCCGGTCGTGTGCCGGCGCGCACCGTGCTCGTCGTGGGGCTGTCGTTCTTCGCCCTGGCCGCACTCGCGGGCCTGGCGATCGTCATCCGCACGCAGCAATGGTGGATGCTGGCGGTCGGTGCCGTCGCGATCATCGCGGCGTGGTTCTACACCGGCGGCAAGCGCCCCTACGGCTATGCGGGTCTGGGGGAGCTCTTCGTCTTCGTCTTCTTCGGACTCGTCGCAACGCTCGGAACCACCTGGGTGCAGGCTTTCTCGCTGCCGCAGGAGTCGTGGGCGGGGGCGATCGCCGCGGGACTCTTCGCGTGCGCCGTGCTGCTCGCGAACAATCTGCGCGACATCGACCAGGATCGCGCCGCGGGCAAGCGCACGCTCACCGTGCGCATCGGAAAGCGTGCGACGCAGGTGCTGTTCACCGTGTTCGCGCTCGTGCCTTTCCTGATCGCCGCGTGGCTGGCACTGTTCTACCCGATCGCCTGGCTGTCGCTGCTCGTGCTTCTCGCGGTCATCCCCGCGGTCATCATCATCTGGACCGCGCGCACGGCGAAGGAGCTCATCCTCGTGCTCGCGCTCACTTCCGTCAGCTCTCTGCTCTATGCAGGGATGCTGTTCTGGGCGTTCGTCGGCTGAGGCCTACGCGGCAGGGTCTGCGCCGTCTTCCGCCTCTTCATCCGAGGCTTCGTCGCGCTGACGGTTCTGACGTCGGCGGTAGATCTCGGTGGAGGCGCCGGCGAGGGGCGCGCGCAGGAAGAGCAGCGAGATGCTGATGCCGATGAGCGCCGCGAAGAGCGCCGCCAGCCACCAGAACTCGCGGAAGATCGGGAAGAAGAACCAGAGGATCCCGAGCGGAACGAGGAAGGCGAGCAGCCGCAGCACGGAATACACAAGGAGGGGCGGAAGCTTCACCCCTCCAGTCTAGGTGGGCACATTAGCCCTCAGCTGTGCGTGGGACGGAGGGCGGATGCTGGGGGTTCGCCGCATCCGAGGTCGCGGCGCGGGAACCTGCCTAGACTGGGAAAATGGCACGTTTACTTGTCGTTGGCGGTTTCCTCGCGGCGATCTTCTGGATCTACAGCGTCGTGGACTGCGCGCTGCAGCCTGCCACACGCCACCGGGGCGTGTCGAAGGGCGTGTGGGTCGCGATCGTGCTCCTCATTCCCGTGCTCGGGGGCATTCTCTGGTTCGTCCTCGGCCGTTCGCGCCCGGGGCAGAGCCCGCGCGGTGACCTGTATGTGCCGCTCGACGACGACCCGACGCATCTGCGTCGCATCAGCGAGGCCGAACAGGACCGTCGCATCCGCCAGCTGGAGGAAGAGCTCGCTCGTCTGGACCAGGAGGGCGATGCGCCCGAGGCCGGAACAGGCACGGGCGAACGCTCGTGACGGCGACGGATGCTGCGACGCCGTCCATGTCCGCCGCAGTGGCGCTGTTCGCGGAACTCGTCGCGCAGGGCGTGGAGCACGTGGTGCTCTCACCGGGGTCGCGTTCGCAGGCGCTGGCGCTGACGGCGGTCGCGCTGGAGAAGCAGGGCCGCCTGCGGGTGCACGTGCGCATCGACGAGCGGGTGGCGGGATTCACCGCTCTCGGCCTTGCGCGCGAGACGGGAAGACCCGCGGTGGTCATCTGCACGTCGGGCACCGCGGCCGCGAACCTGCTGCCCGCCGCCATGGAGGCCTTCCACGCCGGGGTGCCGCTGCTTCTGCTCACGGCGGATCGCCCGCCCGAACTGCGGGGGATCGGTGCCAACCAGGCGACGATCCAGCCCGGCATGTTCGCCGCGTGGGTGCGGTACGAGCTCGATGCCCCTGTCCTCGGTGAGGGAGGCTTCGAGGTCTTCTCCCGCATCGCCGCACACGCCGTCGCGGCGTCGCTCGGCGCGTCGGGTATCGAGGTCGATGGGCTCTCCGGCGTCGCCGGCCCCGTGCACCTGAACCTTCCGTTCCGGGAGCCGCTGTCGGGAGCTGTCGTCACGACGTCCATCCCGGATGCCCCGCCCCCCGCGGCCGTCGAGCCCGAGGCGTTCCTCCTTACGCGCGGTCCGCGCACCGTCGTCATCGCGGGTGCAGACGCCGGCCCGGACGCGGAAGAGATCGCGCATCAGGGCGGTTGGCCGCTGATCGCCGAGGTCGTCAGCGGGGCGCGCTTCGGTCGCCACCTCGTGCACGGCTATCGTGCCCTGCTGCGAGAGCCTGTCCTGGGCGGACGCATCGAGCGGGTCGTCGTGCTGGGGCATCCCACGCTCAGCCGTGAGGTCCCCGCGCTCCTGCGCCGCACCGATGTCGAGGTCATCGCCGTCCGCTGCGGTGGTGAGGCGCTCGACTTCAACGGCGCCACGCGCGCTGTCGACGCCGTCACGGTTGAAGCCGGAGCATCCGATCGGGAATGGCTGGGGGAGTGGATGCGGGCATCCGCCGCGTCCGCCGTCGACCTGGACGCCCCGGCGCGCGACGTCGAGGGGCTGTCCTCGTTCGACCGCGCGGAACGGCTCAGCGCCGTGAAGGCAGAGCTCCAGGCCGTGCGGCGTCCCCTCGATCGTGAACTCCTCGTCGACTCGCTCTGGCGGGCCACGTGGCCGCACGACCGCCTGGTGTTCGGATCCTCGCGCCTCGTTCGTGTCGCCGATGCCGTGCTCGGCGGCAAGCGGGTGCCCGTGCACGCGAACAGGGGCCTGGCCGGGATCGACGGCACGGTCGCGACCGCGACCGGCATTGCGATCGCAAGCCAGGCCGCGGGTGGTGCGGGCGTCACGCGCGTGCTCCTCGGCGACCTCGCGTTCCTGCACGACGTGGGTGCGCTGCTGCTTCCGCCAGATGAGGCAGAACCCCGCCTGCAGGTCGTCGTCGGCAACGATGGTGGCGGAACGATCTTCGACGGACTCGAAGTCGCGGCGACCGCCGACCGCGACGACCTCGATCGTGCCTTCTACACGCCGCACACCGCCCGGCTCGAGCATCTCGCGCTGGCCTACGGGTGGGAGTATCAGCGCGTCACGACCCGATCGGCACTCGACCAGGCGCTCACCTCTCCGGTCGGAGGGCGCCAGCTGATCGAGGTCCCGCTCGCACGGTAGGCATTCCCCACAGGGCTGCACTGCGGCAGGATGTTCGCATGAGCACAGACCACTCCGGTTGGAAGGCCGCCGCATCCGAGGTTCTCCGCGTGGGGCCGGACTTCCGTCTCGGCGCGGTCGACCCAGAGACGACTCCGGGCTATGAGGGCGGCAAGGCCCGCGGGGCCGCGGATCTCGCGGGAGGGATCGGCCAGCTCAGCGAACTGCAGGAACGTCTCTTCGCCGAGAGCCGCGTCGGCGTGGCGAAGGACTCCGTGCTTCTCGTGCTCCAGGCGATGGACTCCGCAGGCAAGGGCGGCATCGTCCGTCACGTCGTCGGGGG
The DNA window shown above is from Microbacterium keratanolyticum and carries:
- a CDS encoding ABC transporter permease, whose translation is MTTPDTLVRPHLLRDTRNVLTRELKPVLRDPFTMIFSLLQPLVFLGLFGPLLIGSSGEPPAETLAWFVPGVLVMIVLFGTGATGSNLQYEMMTGSHERTLVAPLARSSLLTGRALKEVAPIVIQALVIVAIAWTFGFAVNPLGLVIGLALLAVFGIGLGSLSYALAIASKEREWLFWGVQQMLIFPLLILSGMLLPLDAAPEWMRGVAAVNPVNWIVQAERALFAGDLADITVLWGWLAAVAVAAVGLIVGVRAIRRSS
- a CDS encoding ABC transporter ATP-binding protein; the encoded protein is MTHEPIIETEGLSKVFTVKKAQVAAVSDLTFTAARGELVAFLGPNGAGKSTSLRMLTTLIPPTSGSARVVGHDIRTNAAGVRARIGYVGQLTSGSFSQRVRDELLSQGAFYGMSKRDSIRRANELIESLDLGSFATRSVQQLSGGQKRRLDVALGLMHAPPLLFLDEPSTGLDPQSRANLWEHILTLRAQHGTTVFLTTHYLEEADRYAERVMVMDRGRIIADDDAAALKAQLAGDVLTFGFADAAEAAHAHTIVSRLTPGEITIDGTSLSLTAQDGARLLPVVLRELDAADVRVVRATGVPPTLDDVFLALTGRTLREAGEGGDAAPVDSASDATTITVPAAITETGVRS
- a CDS encoding helix-turn-helix transcriptional regulator, which codes for MSDTTSRALALLNLLQTHRHWPGGELAARLGVTERTVRRDVDRLRELGYRVESTPGSAGGYRLEAGSALPPLLLTDDEAVTMAIGLRVAATQQLSGGADLTLTALAKLEQVLPPALRQRVHALAASIQTTPGMGVAITVSPAVLGELALATRDTERLRLRYVDAEGRESIRRVEPHALAPAGRKWFVLCWDLDRDDWRTFRVDRIESVEHTRVLFSRHEISAEEVDELIAVAASWTPQKVEADAVMELPLAEVQAQFGPWAQGATAEDVGHTRWPFGGADWREAMYGMLWIPEGVEYTTTFPEPERAALREALGRMLRALDAPAPRDPQSSADALGYPRQHT
- a CDS encoding DUF6578 domain-containing protein; translated protein: MTRVWLSGWEWECCGDPFAVGDLVDFGIQSRTVDAFLIDALGVELAATVDAAESHHEEEYTDHVRGRVAAVHAVTQDSIQRWSLRRPGHGAPPDAVMPPDGEQWPLNGLSLGNGVFVGSRPTRYISENVPVPNSAALVSVRGVRLPGEREDDTPVDRTGDPPPERLIRTQPGWLVDVDEQAVAGQ
- a CDS encoding DUF4287 domain-containing protein, whose protein sequence is MSFQAYLDKAEEQTGLTPRQFIALAKEQGFDENTKSSVVLNWLKQEHGLGHGHAQAMVHVILKGPKISSKHVGTGGTHSDASDTLWLDGKASNPNG
- a CDS encoding SDR family NAD(P)-dependent oxidoreductase, whose product is MTVSERTIVLAGATSAAGLTLATTLIAAGARVVATGRSAERLEPLQAAGAQVEVADGTSLSDMQSLAERLDQVDGVLPLVGGWRGGGGLAGQSDADFAALLPSLEAVRATSRAFDAALQESDAGRFAIVSSTAVARPLAGGANYAAVKAAAEAWARAVAHGFAKTARDSGAPLRAASVIFRVKALDASVLTPAFLDLWTKDAAELNDGVRDLS
- a CDS encoding DUF6421 family protein; amino-acid sequence: MSPTTANNVVAPSVIGEPEVVEDASTAENTSAWAQLKSAAVALRDLQSADGSIPDAALHPAATELVAALTAGIRALAPAFPHDSAYLNASIVDFDRWVAEGFGVPDFYDSLVAFQPQQHRVDGIRHLVVFPMYTQNGSNQRLVEALIVQAIWPEFIAELEAGDYGNKLFVSLRLIDFTPGYDTNSAVLFPETVAMREIPTFTWGAIFQDREAARYRRVVRAASEITKLDLPERAAAMLDDQDLTEKTFVMWDIIHDRTHMRGDLPFDPFMIKQRMPYFLYSLEELRCDLTAFRESVKIERALAARDDLTEIERETLDHAGLVQYAVIFDRIFRFAITGSRVRNYDGLGGQLLFAWLHQRGVLHWTDTALAFDWDGVPDAVVALGEAIDDLYWRSIDRPKTAHWLAAYDLVRATVTPHPASVWARGLSDEVLAGPPKGYTDAVLDDEFPLSMFFEALDKKMKPVIESTAGIRGSDD
- a CDS encoding Lrp/AsnC family transcriptional regulator, with the protein product MVDSVDRAILTEISREGRATLAQLADAVGLSISAVQSRLRRLETRGVISGYRAILDPEQVGTPLSAFIEITPLDPAQPDNAPELLQHLEAIEACHSIAGDASYMLFVRVASPRALEELIRDIRLAASVSTRSTVVLQTYYEHRPIVPLDA
- a CDS encoding aminotransferase class I/II-fold pyridoxal phosphate-dependent enzyme; the encoded protein is MITGTTANEIAESVRQQIDAGILHPGDPLPPVRALAEQLSVNRNTVSSAYLALARAGAVISRGRAGTIVAGAPVLTEEEGFAPETVLRDLGSGNPDPDLLPLPVLAEVDLRTPALYGDALIDADLREWATAWMRQAQPREFELTVTSGAVDAMERLLAQSLTQGDVLGLEDPCFLSSINTVKLGGYRPIGIPLDDEGMTVEGLAAALDAGARTIVCTPRAHNPTGISLSARRAAALRDLLVGVPHVLIIEDDHYSLLARTPYHSIIPEGHPRWALVRSMSKFLGPDLRLALLASDPDTAQQLRTRLSPGTTWVSRILQRVAVGMLDHEATADNLAKASAHYAERNEALRVLLRERGIAERGDDGLNVWVECGTDARAVSESMMRRGWLVRTGGVFRLDGDESAPELRITAHTLDDAEMRTFADDLAASIAEARIAVANRSRR